CATACTCCTGTTCCTGACTATCACTTATTGTCAGTGAAAGACTATGCTTTTATGAGCATACAGGTTTCGAGGGGATGTCCGTTTAACTGTGATTTCTGTGAAATTACTTCCCTTTTGGGACATAAGGTCAGGATGCAACCGGCACCTAAGGTCATCGAAACGCTTGAAACCTTGTACCAATTAAACTGGAGAGGCCCCGTTTCGGTAGTAGATGATAATTTTATCGGCAATAAAAAAGAAGTCAAGTACCATTTGCTGCCAGCCATGAAAAAATGGATGCAGGAGCATAACTATCCCTTTTCGTTTAATATTCAAAGCTCGATAAACCTTGCTGATGACGATGAAATGCTGACTCTGATGACCGAAACCGGCTTTAATTCTACCTTTATCGGCATCGAAACACCAGATGAAGATACGCTTCAGGCCTGCAACAAACATCAGAATGAACACCGCAACCTCCTCGAAAGCGTGAAAAAAATACAGCAGGCAGGCTTCAATGTTTCCGGAGGCTTTATTGTCGGGTTCGACAGTGATAATGAAACAGTCTTTCAACGCCAGGCTGATTTTATCCAGAAGAGCGGAATAGTGTCGGCCATGGTGGGTTTACTGAATGCACCCAAAAACACACAACTCTATCACCGTCTGAAAAAAGAGAACAGGCTGACCGTTGAAGCTACCGGTAACAATACGGATTCTTCCATGAATTTTGTGCCGAAAATGAATTTTAATGATCTGATTTCGGGTTATAAATCTTTAATCAGGAACCTGTATGAGTCGAGGCCATTTTATCAGCGGACAAGACAGTTCATGATGAATTACAGAAAAAACAGGGTTAAAAATAACAACATCAGCATTGCCCAACTCAGGGCAGTGGTCAGACTCATATTGATTATCGGAATTTTGAACAAAGGTCGGACTGAATTCTGGAAATTTCTGTTCTGGACATTATTCAGACGCCCTGCCCTGCTGGTTGATGCCCTGACCTTCACTGCATACGGACATCATTTCAGAATTATTTACGGCCTTGACAAATGATATGATCCGGATTAAAGTGTCTGCCTCAGATAATTATCATTTTGATGAAATTGAAGCAGAATGAACACTTCATCAAACGCTTTCCCTGAAAAAAGAGGCTTTTTTGATATTACCTCAGCTTTGCTTCAATGTCCTGAAATTTCCGGTAAGCATCCGCATCGAGCTGAAGAACGAGATCATGATGTCCCAGCTTGTCGAGACAGTAAAGAAAATATGCGTTCAAGTTGTCCCTCCCTGCCTCTTTATCTGAAAAATGAGTAATAGCCAGCCAATAAAGGTGAGCCGCAAAATCATAATCTCCCGACTGTAAAGAAATATCGGCATAACGCATGAAATCCCTGTGAAAGGCAGCTCTATTCTGGAATAAACTGTCAGCTTCCTTTTTGAGTTGACAGATTCTGTCGCTACTCATACGCAAGGAGTCAACATGGGGGCATAAAACCGGATCGTACCGGCTTATAAGTGTTTCAATATCAAAATCATATTCCTTTCCTTCAGCCTGATTCAATACAAGCTGCTTATTCCATGCAAGGGCTGAGGTTGGAAAAATATCTAAAAGATGATGAAGCTTTTCCTGAGCCTGATGAAACTGCTGCTGATCAATGAGTTTCTGAACAGAATCCAGAAGGAGATCCTGCTGCCTGAAAATAACATGCAGCCAGATCAGTTCATCGAGGTAGTAATCGGCAATGGAGTTGTTCTTTTTAAACAAATCGAGGACGGACAAAAGCCGATAGGCCTTATCCAGTTCCCCGTTTGAAATAAGTAAATATATTTTAATGGCATACTGAAGGTAATTGTCGGGCATCATTTCAATCAGGGCTTTCCAGTAGCGGGGATTATACGTAGTCATTGAATCCACATCAGGATTTGAGTTTTTCATCACCTTGTTTATCCTGTTTCCTATCGAAATCACATCCTGATAACGTTGATGGCTGCTGCTGGCAAATGCAGATAAAACAGGTAGAGCTTCATTCCTTGCTTTTTCCTTCAGGTAAAAAATCTTTCCCTCCAGCGATGCTTTCATAAAATTGTTTTCCGCCTCCACAAGTGGATTTCTGACAGGTGGCAGGTAAACATCTGTGGTATCTTTTGTTTTTCGCTTATCCAACAATTCGATAGCATAAACAAAATCAATCAGGTATGATTTAACCGGTTTGATTTTGCCCAATTCGGCAAGCAATTCATTTTCTTCAGCCTGATTTAATTCCGGGCAGGCGGCAAGGAAGAAAACCGGACTTGTATCTTTGCGTATGATGGTTTGAACTATCAGATGATGAGGGGTCTTCAGCTTTTGCTGAAAAGATTCAAGAACCTTTATCTGCCGCGAAGTGAAACTGACAAAACGACCCCTGTCGAAACAAACCTCCGAAATGGTATGATGGGTAATATAAATCAGCCTTGATTGCGAAAAAGACGTAACTCCATGAAAAACAAGGATAAGTAGAAAATATAGTCGGGCTGTTTTCATACTGCA
This is a stretch of genomic DNA from Sphingobacteriales bacterium. It encodes these proteins:
- a CDS encoding B12-binding domain-containing radical SAM protein, which codes for HTPVPDYHLLSVKDYAFMSIQVSRGCPFNCDFCEITSLLGHKVRMQPAPKVIETLETLYQLNWRGPVSVVDDNFIGNKKEVKYHLLPAMKKWMQEHNYPFSFNIQSSINLADDDEMLTLMTETGFNSTFIGIETPDEDTLQACNKHQNEHRNLLESVKKIQQAGFNVSGGFIVGFDSDNETVFQRQADFIQKSGIVSAMVGLLNAPKNTQLYHRLKKENRLTVEATGNNTDSSMNFVPKMNFNDLISGYKSLIRNLYESRPFYQRTRQFMMNYRKNRVKNNNISIAQLRAVVRLILIIGILNKGRTEFWKFLFWTLFRRPALLVDALTFTAYGHHFRIIYGLDK